In Treponema rectale, a single genomic region encodes these proteins:
- a CDS encoding TrmH family RNA methyltransferase — MIHPAKLNQLKAGQKRRKLALTFGELERDIAGIAEKGTAYNFSQMPRSEYVKTITRIVLEDPKLTQENARQLNELLNQTPFDERRTCNIARNILLSIIGTFPAEWDLVIAPHTQEKVSVEQRNFFKGMCVYAEDIRSPFNVGSIFRTAEAMGCEKVYISPNCTDPEQPKAIRSGMGCIETLGYTRCSLDELPEDKPIFVLETGGTPLNEFKFPKEGIVIIGSEELGVSPEALKKANAGIVSIPMTGLKASLNVGVAFGILMQAWVNSLN; from the coding sequence ATGATTCATCCGGCAAAACTCAACCAGTTAAAAGCAGGTCAGAAAAGACGCAAGCTTGCCCTTACCTTTGGTGAACTTGAACGTGACATTGCAGGAATTGCAGAAAAAGGTACGGCATATAATTTTTCACAGATGCCGCGCAGTGAATATGTAAAAACAATAACCAGAATCGTTCTTGAAGATCCGAAACTGACTCAGGAAAATGCCCGTCAGCTGAATGAACTTCTGAACCAGACTCCTTTTGATGAACGCAGAACCTGCAATATTGCAAGAAACATCCTGCTGTCAATAATAGGAACTTTTCCTGCCGAATGGGACCTTGTAATTGCTCCTCACACTCAGGAAAAAGTAAGTGTTGAACAGAGGAATTTTTTCAAGGGAATGTGCGTTTACGCAGAAGATATCCGTTCTCCATTTAACGTTGGCTCCATTTTCAGAACTGCAGAAGCCATGGGCTGTGAAAAAGTCTACATTTCACCAAACTGTACGGATCCTGAACAGCCGAAAGCTATTCGTTCAGGAATGGGATGTATAGAAACTCTGGGTTATACGCGGTGTTCTTTAGACGAACTTCCAGAAGACAAACCTATATTTGTTTTAGAAACCGGGGGCACACCTTTAAACGAATTTAAATTTCCAAAGGAAGGAATTGTCATCATTGGTTCCGAGGAACTTGGAGTAAGTCCTGAAGCCTTAAAAAAAGCAAATGCAGGCATTGTTTCAATTCCCATGACAGGACTCAAAGCTTCATTAAATGTAGGTGTTGCTTTTGGAATTTTAATGCAGGCCTGGGTTAATTCCCTTAATTAA
- the mazG gene encoding nucleoside triphosphate pyrophosphohydrolase, producing the protein MKHSSETTASAFKRLCEITETLISDKGCPWDKDQTPLSLRRDLIEESFEVSDAVTQKDVPHVKEELGDVLFNVALMASVFEKRGDFSFADVIDMISEKLIRRHPHVFKESEGASELKENVKDCASVLNQWDRIKENVEGRKGKSILDSVPQDFPPLLKAYKYVSKAAKKGFTWSNPEEALKKVMEEIAEVQEAAANVKEVKVSDKEIPFTKSSSNEKLNENQLALEEEIGDTFLALANYSRMLGVDPSIALDRANRKFSKRFRSVEEGIDVAQKNGNELSLNEMCALWNQAKACR; encoded by the coding sequence ATGAAACATTCATCTGAAACTACGGCATCTGCATTTAAGCGTCTGTGTGAGATTACGGAAACATTAATCTCTGACAAAGGCTGTCCCTGGGATAAAGATCAGACACCTCTTTCTTTAAGGCGGGATCTTATAGAAGAATCATTTGAAGTCAGTGATGCTGTCACACAGAAAGATGTGCCGCATGTTAAAGAAGAGCTGGGGGATGTTCTTTTTAATGTTGCATTGATGGCATCTGTTTTTGAAAAGAGAGGAGATTTTAGTTTTGCTGATGTAATTGATATGATAAGTGAAAAACTTATACGCCGGCATCCCCATGTTTTTAAAGAAAGTGAAGGGGCTTCAGAATTAAAAGAAAACGTTAAGGACTGTGCTTCAGTTTTAAATCAGTGGGATAGAATTAAAGAAAATGTTGAAGGAAGAAAAGGAAAAAGTATTCTGGATTCTGTTCCACAGGATTTTCCGCCGCTGCTTAAAGCCTATAAATATGTTTCAAAAGCAGCAAAAAAAGGTTTTACATGGAGCAATCCGGAAGAAGCATTGAAAAAAGTAATGGAAGAAATTGCGGAAGTTCAGGAAGCTGCTGCTAATGTAAAAGAAGTAAAGGTTTCTGATAAAGAAATTCCTTTTACAAAAAGTTCTTCAAATGAAAAACTGAACGAAAATCAGCTGGCTCTGGAAGAAGAAATTGGTGATACTTTTTTAGCACTTGCCAATTATTCAAGAATGCTTGGAGTTGATCCGTCAATAGCACTTGATAGAGCAAACCGTAAATTCAGTAAAAGATTCCGTTCTGTTGAAGAAGGAATTGATGTAGCACAAAAAAACGGAAATGAACTTTCACTGAATGAAATGTGTGCTTTATGGAATCAGGCTAAAGCCTGCCGTTGA
- a CDS encoding flagellar biosynthesis anti-sigma factor FlgM: MMIDKVAGVNPLNNLQETKRTNSAKSVRSSSDEISVSKEAKAMSEAYYLNKVAEETPDVRTDLVEQIKQKIRDPNYLSSETIAATADRILSAYGF; this comes from the coding sequence ATGATGATAGACAAAGTTGCAGGAGTAAATCCATTAAACAATTTGCAGGAAACAAAGCGTACTAATAGCGCAAAATCAGTAAGATCTTCTTCTGATGAAATCAGTGTTTCTAAAGAAGCAAAAGCAATGAGTGAAGCCTATTATCTGAATAAAGTTGCGGAAGAAACACCTGATGTTCGTACAGATCTTGTAGAACAGATTAAACAGAAGATTCGTGATCCGAATTATCTAAGCAGTGAAACCATCGCAGCTACTGCAGATCGTATTCTCAGTGCTTATGGTTTCTAA
- the rsmI gene encoding 16S rRNA (cytidine(1402)-2'-O)-methyltransferase: MSELYIVGTPIGNLGDITFRAIETLKSVDVVAAEDTRHTLQLLTHFEIRKPLISCRSQNESFASEKIIALLDEGKTVAYASDAGTPGISDPGAVLAGLARKAGHKVIPIPGASAFATLASVAGAGGKTLIFEGFLSPKPGRRRSRLRELLATGDAVILYESPFRIVKLLTDIADIESERRVVVGRELTKLHEEITEGTAKEVLEDYSSRNKVLGEFAVFISGNKNAKLSADDSDNNSEVEL, from the coding sequence GTGTCGGAACTTTATATCGTAGGTACCCCTATTGGTAATTTGGGTGATATCACATTCAGAGCAATAGAAACATTAAAATCTGTAGACGTAGTTGCCGCAGAAGATACACGGCATACCCTGCAGCTGTTAACGCATTTTGAAATACGCAAGCCTTTAATAAGCTGCCGTTCTCAAAATGAATCCTTTGCCTCTGAAAAAATAATTGCACTTCTTGATGAAGGAAAAACCGTTGCCTATGCAAGTGACGCAGGTACCCCTGGAATAAGTGATCCGGGTGCAGTTCTGGCAGGTCTTGCACGTAAAGCAGGACATAAGGTTATACCGATTCCGGGAGCAAGCGCATTTGCAACACTGGCAAGCGTTGCCGGAGCAGGCGGAAAAACCCTGATTTTCGAAGGGTTTCTTTCTCCAAAACCAGGCAGAAGACGCTCCAGACTGAGAGAACTTCTTGCCACAGGAGATGCAGTAATTTTATACGAAAGTCCGTTCAGAATAGTTAAGCTTTTGACGGATATTGCCGATATTGAAAGTGAGCGCCGTGTCGTTGTCGGAAGGGAACTGACGAAACTTCACGAAGAAATAACAGAAGGTACGGCAAAAGAGGTTCTTGAGGACTATTCTTCAAGAAATAAGGTGCTCGGAGAGTTTGCAGTCTTTATTTCCGGTAATAAAAATGCTAAACTTTCTGCGGATGATTCCGATAATAATAGTGAGGTAGAACTATGA
- a CDS encoding CapA family protein — protein sequence MNLKNIQFKKPVVILSGVALFFAICTIIFALHTFRPEMNVVVVSDEVFDSYIQNSPAVSKNSKLVYVKASEQNTLKESFFGKKIKLAADMRLHLKTGLVQQTYDKDQKFYELKREVFLPSVPADFKTPQSSLNSLIAPELSVSITTAENLPPDSRALPVDNVYADSEGYRLTVITGVLCSVYEKEFEAELDEFCKKMFVSEEAKANPDIVTIASVGDIMVARGIQEVLIDKEDGIEKVFDDTLEILRNADFAIGNLEGVVTESWKNAIKTYTFKFKKAVLPKLMEAGFDYLMQTNNHCYDYGESGFKDTLAAFDEYKIPSSGIGYNLEEAQQFYHTTIKGLPVSVISCGAFPVEQSGFNGQKTATATETRAGILWQSDELLKLVNAEKEAGYFVIVNVHGGEEYRFTPTKKQREFYESLCDNGADVIFGSHPHVLQPTEWYKNSLIVYSMGNFLFNGMEGMRGGTDSEIVKLGVLNGKIVYVEQYPVAIKNNGVTLKK from the coding sequence ATGAATCTAAAAAACATTCAATTTAAGAAACCTGTAGTTATTCTGTCTGGCGTTGCATTGTTTTTTGCAATTTGTACTATTATATTTGCACTGCATACTTTCCGGCCGGAAATGAATGTGGTTGTCGTGAGTGATGAGGTTTTTGACAGCTATATTCAGAATTCCCCGGCGGTTTCAAAAAATTCAAAGCTTGTTTATGTAAAAGCCTCTGAGCAGAATACGTTAAAGGAAAGTTTTTTCGGAAAAAAAATAAAGCTTGCTGCAGATATGCGCCTTCATTTGAAAACAGGGCTTGTTCAGCAGACTTATGATAAGGACCAGAAGTTTTATGAATTAAAAAGGGAAGTATTTTTACCCTCAGTTCCAGCTGATTTTAAAACACCACAGTCTTCATTAAATTCACTTATTGCTCCAGAGTTATCAGTTTCTATTACAACGGCAGAAAACCTTCCTCCAGACAGCAGGGCATTGCCTGTTGATAATGTATATGCAGACAGTGAAGGGTACAGACTTACAGTTATAACCGGAGTTTTGTGTTCTGTTTATGAAAAAGAATTTGAAGCAGAACTTGATGAGTTTTGCAAGAAAATGTTTGTGTCTGAAGAGGCAAAAGCAAATCCTGATATAGTAACTATTGCCAGTGTTGGTGATATTATGGTTGCCCGTGGCATTCAGGAAGTTTTAATTGATAAAGAAGACGGAATAGAAAAAGTTTTTGATGATACTCTGGAAATTTTACGGAATGCAGATTTTGCTATTGGTAATCTTGAAGGCGTTGTTACTGAATCCTGGAAGAATGCAATTAAAACATATACCTTTAAGTTTAAGAAAGCGGTCCTGCCAAAGTTAATGGAAGCCGGTTTTGATTATCTAATGCAGACAAACAATCACTGCTACGATTATGGAGAAAGCGGTTTTAAAGATACGCTGGCTGCCTTTGATGAATATAAAATTCCTTCAAGCGGAATCGGATACAATCTTGAAGAGGCACAGCAGTTTTATCATACAACAATAAAAGGTTTACCTGTATCTGTAATTTCATGCGGAGCTTTTCCTGTAGAGCAGTCTGGTTTTAACGGACAGAAAACGGCTACTGCAACAGAAACTCGGGCAGGGATTTTGTGGCAGAGTGATGAACTTTTAAAGCTTGTAAATGCAGAAAAAGAAGCCGGATATTTTGTAATTGTTAATGTTCATGGCGGTGAGGAATATAGATTTACACCGACTAAAAAGCAGCGGGAATTTTATGAATCCTTATGTGATAATGGCGCTGATGTTATTTTTGGCAGTCATCCCCATGTGCTTCAGCCGACGGAATGGTATAAAAACAGTCTGATTGTGTATTCAATGGGAAACTTTTTGTTTAACGGAATGGAAGGAATGCGTGGCGGTACAGACAGCGAAATTGTAAAGCTTGGTGTTCTTAATGGAAAGATTGTTTATGTGGAACAGTATCCGGTTGCCATAAAAAACAACGGTGTAACATTAAAAAAATAA
- a CDS encoding HDOD domain-containing protein: MIQKRIKVDENKIKTAIQAGIPLTVTTYTLPQEMLVYIEDVLKIFLKEVNQEQMFEGLSYCLKELVNNAKKANTKRIYFSQKHLDITDKAQYDEGMKNFKTDTLNNIRYYMDLQRKAGLYVKVSLQTRNKKIKIEIRNKSELAVFEYKRIHDKITRAQQYESVEEGMTQLLDDSEGAGLGLVIMILILRKIGMTEENFQVLSENGETLTRLILPFGQKFNQDVSALSKEFVEIVKGLPEFPENIAKINKLISDPKSKMSDIALQISSDVSLTAELLKLVNSAAFSLSSPCHSISDAVKIVGLRGIRNLLFSIGSIQNLMSKSDNKQMWDHSYKVAYYAYNLARNFAGGDRICIEDSYVCGLLHDMGKIVFEAAHPDILEKIKVMCDQRNVSTSLFESMVAGVNHGDVGAMIAEKWNFPPVIVSVIRYHHDPDSAPEDYRKITSLIYLADMFVKYGDELVEYEQINPNVLSLFNITKKEQFEGISDRLKKAFYKD, encoded by the coding sequence ATGATTCAAAAAAGAATAAAGGTTGATGAAAATAAAATAAAAACTGCCATCCAGGCGGGAATTCCTCTTACTGTGACGACTTATACGTTGCCGCAGGAAATGCTTGTATATATTGAGGATGTATTAAAAATCTTTTTAAAAGAAGTGAATCAGGAGCAGATGTTTGAAGGTCTTTCCTATTGTTTGAAAGAACTTGTAAACAATGCAAAAAAAGCAAATACAAAACGCATTTATTTTTCACAGAAACATCTTGATATTACGGATAAGGCTCAGTATGACGAAGGAATGAAGAATTTTAAAACTGATACTTTGAATAATATCCGTTATTATATGGATCTTCAGAGAAAAGCTGGTCTTTACGTAAAAGTTAGTCTTCAGACTCGTAATAAAAAAATAAAAATAGAGATTCGCAATAAATCAGAACTTGCTGTTTTTGAATACAAGCGCATTCATGACAAGATTACCCGTGCCCAGCAGTATGAATCTGTTGAAGAAGGAATGACACAGCTTCTGGATGATTCGGAAGGTGCAGGTCTTGGTCTTGTAATAATGATTCTTATTCTGCGTAAAATTGGAATGACGGAAGAGAATTTTCAGGTTCTGAGTGAGAATGGAGAAACTTTAACAAGACTTATTCTTCCGTTCGGCCAGAAATTTAATCAGGATGTATCAGCACTTTCAAAAGAGTTTGTAGAAATCGTAAAGGGGCTTCCGGAATTTCCGGAGAATATTGCCAAGATTAATAAACTCATCAGTGATCCGAAGAGTAAGATGAGTGATATTGCTCTTCAGATTTCCAGTGATGTTTCTTTAACGGCAGAACTTCTAAAACTTGTAAACTCTGCTGCTTTTTCGTTGTCTTCTCCATGTCATTCAATCAGTGATGCTGTAAAGATTGTCGGTCTCAGGGGAATTCGCAATCTTCTGTTCAGTATCGGTTCCATTCAGAATCTTATGTCCAAATCTGATAATAAGCAGATGTGGGATCATTCTTATAAAGTTGCATATTACGCATATAATCTTGCGCGCAATTTTGCAGGAGGAGACCGCATTTGTATAGAAGACAGTTATGTGTGCGGTCTTCTTCACGATATGGGAAAAATTGTTTTTGAAGCAGCACATCCTGATATTCTTGAGAAAATAAAAGTAATGTGTGATCAGAGAAATGTTTCGACGTCGCTATTTGAAAGTATGGTTGCTGGTGTTAATCATGGTGATGTCGGAGCTATGATTGCAGAAAAGTGGAATTTCCCGCCGGTGATTGTAAGTGTAATCCGCTATCACCATGATCCTGATTCAGCTCCTGAGGACTATCGTAAGATTACATCGCTTATTTATCTTGCAGATATGTTTGTAAAATATGGTGATGAACTTGTTGAATATGAGCAGATAAATCCAAACGTACTTTCATTGTTTAATATTACAAAGAAAGAACAGTTTGAGGGAATTTCTGACAGATTAAAGAAGGCTTTCTATAAAGATTAA
- a CDS encoding histidine phosphatase family protein: MNVYFMRHGETDWNTIKRLQGRTDIPLNQNGIDLATKTSKAVHESGIVFNKIYTSPLIRAKKTAELMNVYSKAPLVEDSRIIEFCFGDGEGHTFEEIKTNDRFISLRNWFFAPENYKAELGSESYEEFFGRIDDFLTNVRKLEAALSPQESENYNLLIVCHGGVVRGLLKQMLGWSVNDFAKTKIPNCGLNLCKLTEGSFSLVYSAKIFS, from the coding sequence ATGAATGTTTATTTTATGCGTCATGGAGAAACGGACTGGAATACGATAAAAAGACTCCAGGGAAGAACGGATATTCCATTAAATCAAAATGGTATTGATCTTGCAACGAAAACTTCTAAGGCTGTTCATGAAAGTGGCATTGTCTTTAATAAGATTTATACAAGTCCCCTTATCAGGGCAAAAAAGACTGCCGAACTTATGAATGTGTATTCAAAAGCTCCTTTGGTCGAAGACAGCCGCATTATAGAGTTTTGTTTTGGTGATGGAGAAGGTCATACATTTGAAGAAATCAAGACTAACGACCGTTTTATAAGTTTAAGAAACTGGTTTTTTGCTCCGGAAAATTACAAGGCAGAGCTGGGATCTGAGTCTTATGAAGAGTTTTTTGGAAGAATAGATGATTTTTTAACGAACGTTCGTAAGTTAGAAGCAGCTCTTTCTCCGCAGGAGTCTGAAAACTATAATCTTCTGATTGTATGTCATGGGGGAGTTGTTCGCGGACTTCTTAAACAGATGCTGGGCTGGTCAGTAAATGATTTTGCAAAAACAAAGATTCCTAACTGCGGGCTTAACTTATGTAAACTAACAGAAGGAAGTTTTTCGCTGGTTTATTCAGCAAAAATATTTTCATAG
- a CDS encoding Nif3-like dinuclear metal center hexameric protein, giving the protein MTLNELDIYFKSFLHPENFVSDPSRNGIQIQNEKPDETQITKIAFAVDACETTALKAAEEGAQLLFVHHGLFWGGCEVISGNFYKRVSAFIKNNLALYASHLPLDANNPYGNNYGLAARIGLKKLESFGAWRGMEIGCKGELEKPLTVEQLAEKVLNPGEKPVCVLPFGKEKIKTVGIVSGGAGEDVDQAVAENLDAYITGEVGHEQYHFVKESGINLIAGGHYQTETVGVNLVRQKVIKELGIDTVFIDVPTGL; this is encoded by the coding sequence ATGACGCTTAATGAACTGGATATTTATTTTAAGTCTTTTTTACATCCGGAAAACTTTGTTTCTGATCCGTCACGTAACGGAATACAAATTCAAAATGAAAAACCAGATGAAACTCAGATAACTAAAATTGCTTTTGCTGTAGATGCCTGTGAAACAACTGCCCTGAAGGCTGCAGAAGAAGGGGCACAGCTTTTGTTTGTGCATCACGGTTTGTTCTGGGGCGGCTGTGAAGTTATAAGCGGCAACTTTTATAAGCGGGTAAGTGCATTTATAAAAAATAATCTGGCTTTGTATGCCAGTCATCTTCCTCTGGATGCAAATAATCCTTATGGAAATAATTATGGTCTTGCAGCAAGAATCGGTTTAAAAAAATTAGAGTCTTTCGGTGCATGGCGCGGTATGGAAATCGGATGTAAAGGGGAACTGGAAAAGCCTCTGACTGTAGAACAGCTTGCAGAGAAAGTTCTTAATCCTGGAGAAAAACCTGTATGTGTCCTTCCTTTTGGAAAAGAGAAAATTAAGACAGTTGGAATAGTTTCGGGCGGAGCAGGTGAGGATGTGGACCAGGCAGTTGCAGAAAACCTGGATGCCTATATAACTGGTGAAGTTGGACACGAGCAGTATCATTTTGTAAAGGAAAGCGGAATAAATCTTATTGCAGGCGGTCATTACCAGACAGAAACTGTTGGAGTAAATCTGGTCCGTCAGAAGGTTATAAAGGAACTTGGAATAGATACGGTGTTTATTGATGTGCCGACAGGACTGTAA
- a CDS encoding iron-containing alcohol dehydrogenase, translated as MADFNFRISPNIVLGSYTSTRLGQYAQEYGKKFMVIFDPVLKESGTSQKILKSIQDRGLDYFTFDEIPVTADTEIIETALSLARQAHVHGIIAAGGGKTLNVAKAVCTLFNETKSLYEFADGEIPTTEPLPLICVPTTIRDDFLFMDKTPLIDARSSKIKLLKNKNTLCKLAVWDPNLTASLTEKQIAAMSLETLCLATEAYLSPKATFFSDMLIEKSVQLISYAMDGAQTLTVTTPQELLLSQGGCMTALAAATSSMGPASLLALTINSRFKISRSLTSTILFPYLIEDGAKFKSDKLATLAKILRAAPEDAEDSQAAALFADYIRRHIAKMNIPARLKELSLGIEQLSLAAEDAGETDLINALPRSMSSDDLFELIKQAY; from the coding sequence GTGGCAGACTTCAACTTCAGAATTTCACCAAATATTGTACTGGGATCCTATACTTCTACTCGTTTAGGACAATATGCACAGGAATACGGAAAAAAATTCATGGTTATATTTGATCCTGTTCTAAAAGAATCCGGAACTTCCCAGAAAATCCTTAAATCAATTCAGGACAGAGGATTAGACTACTTTACATTTGACGAGATACCTGTTACTGCAGATACAGAAATTATAGAAACTGCCCTTTCTCTGGCCCGTCAGGCTCATGTTCACGGAATCATTGCTGCAGGCGGAGGAAAAACACTTAATGTAGCAAAAGCCGTCTGTACACTTTTTAACGAAACAAAATCCCTCTATGAATTTGCAGACGGAGAAATTCCTACAACAGAACCGCTTCCATTAATCTGTGTTCCGACAACAATAAGAGACGACTTTCTCTTTATGGATAAAACACCTCTTATCGATGCCCGTTCTTCTAAAATCAAACTTCTTAAGAATAAAAATACCCTCTGCAAACTTGCTGTATGGGATCCAAACCTGACGGCATCCCTTACTGAAAAACAAATTGCAGCCATGTCTCTGGAAACTCTTTGTCTTGCTACAGAAGCATACCTTAGTCCTAAAGCAACATTTTTCAGTGACATGCTTATAGAAAAATCCGTACAGCTGATTTCTTATGCAATGGATGGAGCTCAAACTTTAACTGTAACAACTCCCCAGGAACTTCTTCTTTCTCAGGGAGGATGCATGACAGCCCTTGCAGCTGCAACAAGTTCAATGGGACCGGCTTCACTTCTTGCATTAACAATTAACTCAAGGTTCAAGATTTCCCGCTCTTTAACATCAACAATTCTTTTCCCTTATCTGATAGAAGACGGGGCAAAATTTAAAAGCGATAAACTGGCTACTCTGGCTAAAATTCTTCGGGCTGCTCCTGAAGATGCAGAAGATTCACAGGCTGCAGCACTTTTTGCTGACTACATACGCCGCCACATAGCAAAAATGAATATTCCGGCACGCTTAAAGGAACTTTCTCTGGGAATAGAACAGCTTTCACTGGCCGCTGAAGATGCAGGCGAAACAGATCTCATAAACGCACTTCCAAGAAGCATGTCCAGCGATGACTTATTTGAACTTATAAAGCAGGCTTACTAA